The stretch of DNA GGACATCACGCGGGTCAGGCCTTCGCGGACGCTGCGACGATCGTCGCAGATGAGTACCGTCGTCACGACGATTCCTTCCTGCAGCTTCCTGCAGCCGGGTGATGTGTCACCCCCCTCATCGGCGGGTGACAAGTTCACCTTGACACGATCAGGGCCGGTTGTGCCCTCCATTCGGGAGTGTTGCGCCAAGTGGCACTCGTCATGTGGGTGACGTAGGACCGAACGGAGTAATTAGGTTACCGGGTGCCGAGCACCCAACCCCAGACCCTCCCTCATCAGGCGCCTACCAACCGGGTCACATCGGCCCAGGATGACGCTCACCGTGGCCATTCCGGCGTGTCGTCGGCGCGCCGCGTCGCTCGGCCGGCCGTTCACCGACCGATCCGCCGTTCGAGCGGCGGTGTCGTTTGCTGTCGAGACTCCGTTCGGGGCCAGTTCGGCCAGATCGGCGGCGGCGTAGCGGGCGGGCCAGAGGATGGTCGGCAGCCCGAGCGCATCCGCGTCGTCGGCGGCGGCATCCAGCTCGGCGAGCACCTCCCGCGGGTCGGCGCCCGCGACCGCCCGCGCGACCGCGTGGACGATCCGCGACTTGAGCACGTGCCGCACCGACCCGCTCGCGAGCGCGAGGTCGAGCGCGGCCTCGGCCGGTGCCACGGCCGCGGTCGCGTCGCCGCGCAGTAGGGCCAGCTCGGCGCGAACCCAACCCAGCCGGACCACGGGGCGCCGGGCGGGGTGCCCGCGCACCACGTCGTCCGCGGCGTCGAGCAGCCGCTGGGCCCGGCCCGCCGCACCCGTCCCGACCGCGTCCGCTGCGAGCCCGACCAGCGCGTCGACGCGTGCAGCGAGCGCGTCGGTCCCGTCGGCGTCGGGCGGCCCGTGCGGCGCAGCGGACGCCAGCCGCAGCCCCATCGCGTCGAGCCTGCTGGCCGCGGCGTGCCCGCCGAGCTGCCGGCGGTGGGCGGCCAGCGTGACGGCGGCGTGCGCCGCGACAGCTGGAGGTGTCCCGGGCGCGGTCAGCAGGTCCTCGAGGACGGCGGCGGCCGCCGCGTACCGGCCCTGGGCGCCGAGGGTCACCGCCACCAGCCAGCGGTCGGCGGCCGGCATGCCCGGCCGCACACGCACGGCGGCACCCGGGTGGGCGCCGAACGCCGCGGCCCGGAGATCCGCCGTCACACGAGGACCGCGGCGCTGATCGTCGCCACGGCGGAGCGGAGCGACGTCAGCCGGCCGGTGCGCTGCGGGAGCGCAGCACCGTCCCAGCCGGGGCCTGCGGCGAAAGTGCGGTAGCGCGGGCGCGTACGAGGCATGGCGGAGAGCATTTCCGGGTCGGCGGTCTGCGGCATCAGCGACCAGAGCACCACCGCGACGGGCGCCGTGCGCCGGGTCGCCGCCGCGAGGGCGCCGGCCGGCAGGTCCGCGCCGAGGTAGCGGTGGGCGACGCCGTGCGCGCGCAGCGCCGCGGCGAGGGCCAGGATCGGGAGGGCGTGCTGCTCCCCCGGCATGGCGGCCAGCAGCACGGGGCGCACGTCGCCCGCGGACCGATCCGCCCCGCCGAGGAGCGCCCCGAACACGGCGCTCACACACGCGGTGACGAGGTGCTCGACCTCCACGCCCGTCGCGGTGTCCGCCCACCGCGTGCCGACGGCCCCGAGCACCGGCCGCACGACCTCGTCCCACGTGGTCTCGATCCCGTCGCTGCGCACGGAGTCGGCGAGCAGGTCGGAGACCGCGACGGAGTCGAGCGCCAGCGCGGCGCGCCCCAGCCCGCGGGCCCGGCCACCGACACCGGGAAGCCGCAGCACGCGGCCCCCGACCCGGGGACGCGCCTCGTCCGCGTCCGGCGGCAGCCGCGCGAGCTCGGGCTCGGGGACGGACATCGCGTAGCGCGCCGCGTCGCCGGGGGACACCCCGCGCACGAGCGCGCGCTGCATCAGCTCGAGGCGGGCGACGTCGGCCATCGAGTAGCGGCGGTGCCGGCCGGGCGCGTGGTCGCTCGGCCCGATCCCGTAGCGGCGGTCCCAGGTGCGCAGGGTGCCGGGCGCCACTCCGAGCCGGCGGGCGGTCGCGGCCACCGTGAGACCCGGCGCGGGCGCGGTATGGACCACCGCCCCATCGTCGACGCCGCCTCCCGGTGCGGGCAACCCGGGCCCTGAAACGACGAACGGCACCCCCATCGGATGGGGGTGCCGTTCGTCGGGTGGTTCGCCCGGTGAGCTTCGCTCAGTGGCCGTGCCCGTGGCCGTGCCCGTGGCCGCCCGCGGCCGGGGCGGGGGCCTCCGGCTTGTCGACGACCGCGCTCTCGGTGGTGAGCACCATCCGGGCGATCGACGCGGCGTTCACCACGGCGGACCGGGTGACCTTGACCGGGTCGATCACACCGTCGGCCATCAGGTCGCCGTAGGTGAGGGTGGCGGCGTTGAAGCCCTGACCCCACTCCTGGTCTGCGACCTTGCCGACCACGACCGCGCCCTCCTGGCCACCGTTGGCGGCGATCCAGAACAGCGGCGCGGAGAGCGCCTTGCGCACGATGGCGACACCGGTGGCCTCGTCACCGGTGAGACCCAGCCCGCCGTCGAGCGCCTTGGCGGCCTGCACCAGCGCGGAACCGCCGCCGGGGACGATGCCCTCCTCGACCGCGGCCCGCGTGGCCGAGACGGCGTCCTCGATGCGGTGCTTGCGCTCCTTGAGGGCGGTCTCGGTGGCGGCACCGGCCTTGATGACGGCGACGCCGCCTGCGAGCTTCGCGAGCCGCTCCTGCAGCTTCTCGCGGTCCCAGTCGGAGTCGGTCTCGTCGATCTCGCGGCGAAGCTGCGCGACGCGACCCTCGATGGCCTCCTTGGACCCGGCACCCTCGACGAGGGTGGTGTTGTCCTTGGTGACCACGACGCGCCGGACCCGGCCCAGCAGGTCCACCCCGGCCTCGGAGAGCTTGAGGCCGACCTCGGGCTTGATGACCGTGCCGCCCGTGGCGGTCGCGAGGTCGTCCATGAACGCCTTGCGGCGGTCGCCGAAGAACGGCGACTTGACCGCGGCGACCCGGATGGTCTTGCGGATCGAGTTGACGACGAGGGTGGACAGCGCCTCGCCCTCGACGTCCTCGGCCACGATCAGCAGCGGCTTGCCCTCGCCGAGCACCTTCTCCAGCAGCGGGAGCAGGTCGGCGATCGCGCTGATCTTCTCCTGGTGCAGGAGGACGTAGGCGTCCTCGAGCACGGCCTCCATCGACTCGGCGTCCGTCACGAAGTACGGCGAGAGGTAGCCCTTGTCGAACTGCAGGCCCTCGGTGATCTCCAGCTCGGTGGCGAGCGTGGAGCCCTCCTCGACGGTGATGACGCCGTCGGTGCCGACCCTCTCGAGCGCCTCGCTGATGAGCGCGCCGATCTCCTCCTCGCGGGAGGCGATGGTGCCGACCTGCGCGATGGCCTTGCCCTCGACGGGGATGGCCTTCTCCTTGAGCACCTCGGCCACCTTGTCGGCGGCGAGCGAGAGGCCCTTGCCGAGCGCGGTGGGGTTGGCGCCGGCTGCCACGTTGCGCAGCCCCGCAGCCACCATGGCCTGGGCGAGCACGGTGGCGGTTGTGGTGCCGTCACCTGCGACGTCGTTCGTTTTGGTGGCGACGGTCTTCGCGAGCTGGGCGCCCAGGTTCTCGAACGGGTCGTCCAGGTCGATCTCGCGCGCGATGGTGACGCCGTCGTTGGTGACGGTCGGCCCACCGAACTTCTTGTCCAGCACGACGTGGCGGCCGCGCGGGCCGAGGGTCACCTTGACCGCGTCGGCCAGCTGGTTCACCCCGCGCTCCAGCGCCCGGCGCGCCGTCTCGTCGAAGCTGATCTGCTTCGGCATACCTGCCTCTTCCTTCAGCTCTCAGCCGAAAACACCGCCGCCCCGGCGGCCCGCTCGGTCGAGGGACCACCGGGGCGGCGGCGACACGGAATGGTGGGTCAGTTGACGACCGCGAGCACGTCGCGGGCGGAGAGGATGAGGTACTCCTCGCCGTTGTACTTGACCTCGGTGCCGCCGTACTTCGAGTAGATGACGACGTCGCCGACGTTCACGTCGAGCGGGACGCGGTTGCCGTTGTCGTCGATGCGCCCCGGGCCCACCGCGAGGACCTTGCCCTCCTGGGGCTTCTCCTTCGCCGTGTCCGGGATGACGATGCCGGACGCGGTGGTGGTCTCGGCCTCACTGGCCTGGACGACGATCTTGTCCTCGAGCGGCTTGATGTTCGCCACTTGATGACCTCCCCTTCCTGGGGTGCGTGCACTCGCTGAATGGGTTCTGGTGGACAGCGCACGGGCGTCCCGTCGTCGCGGGTGCCGGAACGTCCGGGCCGTTCCATTGGCACTCTACCCATGAGAGTGCCAACGCTCAAACATCGGCACCCCTGCCGCGTCAGCGCCCGGTCGTCGCTGCTCGTAGGCTTGGCGACCATGGTGAAGATCGGCTCGAGCGACCTCGAGGTCACCCGCTTCTGCCTGGGCGGCAACGTCTTCGGCTGGACGGCAGACCGTGATACGTCCTTCGCGGTGCTCGACGCGTACGTCGCCGCCGGCGGGAACTTCGTCGACACCGCCGACTCCTATTTCTGGCGCGCGCCGGGCAACTCCGGTGGCGAGTCGGAGTCGCTCATCGGGGAGTGGATGGCCTCCCGCGGCAACCGCGACTCCGTCGTGGTCGCCACGAAGGTGGGCTCGTGGCCGGAGCGCAAAGGGCTCTCGGCGAAGAACATCGCAGAGGCCGTCGACGACTCGCTGCGGAGACTGCGCACCGACCACATCGACCTCTACTACGCCCACCGCGACGATCCCGACACCGCGCAGGAGGAGACCGCCGACGCGTTCGACGCGCTCGTGCGCGCGGGCAAGGTGCGCGCGATCGGGGCCTCCAACTTCACCGCGGAGCGGCTGCGGTCGGCGCTGGAGATCTCCGCCCGAGACGGCCTCGCCTCCTACGTGGCGTTGCAGCCGCACTACAACCTCATGGAGCGCGAGGAGTACGAGAACGCGCTCGCCCCGCTCGTCCAGAGCGAAGGGCTGGCCTGCATGCCCTACTACGCGCTCGCGAAGGGCTTCCTGACCGGCAAGTACCGGCCGGACACGCCGGTGGAGAGCCAGCGCTCCGAGGGGGCGCTCGCCTACCTCGACGACCGCGGCCGCGCCGTGCTCGCGGTGCTGGACGAGATCGCAGCAGGCCACGAGGTCCCGGTCCCCGCCGTGGCGCTGGCCTGGCTGGCGGACCAGCCGACCGTCACCGCACCGATCGCCAGCGCCCGGAACTCCGAGCAGCTGGCCGCGCTGCTGCCGATGCTGGACCTGCACCTGACCGACGACGAGCTGAGGCTGCTGTCCCACGTGTCGGCGTAGGCGTCGAGCCACGTCGTGACGCGCGTACCACCAGCAGCACTCCGACCAGCGTGACCGCCAGTCCGGCCAGCGTCCGGGGCTCCAGCGGCTGGCCGAGGACGGGGACGGCGAGCACGGCGGTGACCGGCGGCACGAGGTAGAGCAGCCCGCTGACCGAGGCCGCCGTGCCCCGGCGCAGCAGCACGAAGAGCAGCAGGACGGCCGCGCCCGAGTTGACGGCGACCAGCCATGCGAGCGCGCCGGCACCGGTCGGTGTGTGCGGCAGGACGACGCTGCCGTCCACCAGGAGGGCGAGCGGCGCCAGCACGACCGCACCGACCAGTACCTGAACGGCCGAGCCGGTGCGCAGGTCCATCGCGGCACCCACGCGCTTCTGGTGGACGGTTCCACCGGCGAACCCGGCGAGCCCGAGCCCGAGCAGGGCGAGCCCCGCGATGCTGCCGCCGTCGTCGAGGTGGTCGAGGCCTGCGACGAGCGCCCCGGCCACCGCGACCGCGGACCCGAGCCACCCGAGCGGGCCGAGCCGTTCCCCGAGCACCGGCCCGCCGAGTGCGGCGACCACCGCCGGGCTCAGGCAGAGCACCAGCGCGGCGAGCCCGGCCGACACCCCGAGAGCGAGCGCGCAGCTGGTCGCGCCGTACTGCACCGCCTGGATCAACACGCCCGTGACGACCAGGTCGCGCCACTCCCGCCGACCGCGCGGCCAGCGGGCACGCGTGACCATCGCTACCGCGACCAGGAGCCCGCCGGCCAGCAGGAGTCGCACGGCCGCGAGGGACAGCCCCGGCACGTCGCGCGTCGCGAACGCGCCCGCCAGGAAGCCCGAACTCCACAGCAGGACGAACAGCGGTCCCAGCGCCCGGTCCACATCGCCTCCCTCTGTAACACCTTGACCCGTTACAGGCTGACGGGCGAGGAGTAACGCGTCAAGTCGTTACACTCGTGTTCGTGCCCGCTTCACCGGAGCTGCGCCTCGACACCGGCGCCGCATGGCTCGACCTGCTCGCCACCGTCGGCGGCGCGTACGGGCCGGAACCCGTCGAGCGGCTCGCCGGCCCGAAGGTGCTGCAGCGCTGGCTCGCCCACCACCGGCTCACGGCGGAACAGGCCCCCACCGACGCCGATGTCGCGAACGCGCGGGAGCTCCGCGAGACGCTGCGCCCCCTCGCGCTCGCCGTGCTGGACGGCGCCCCGGTCCCGGCCGCGCCGCTGCGAGCGCTCCAGCGCTGGCTCGACGCGGACGGCCCGCTGCGCGCGGTCGAGCGCGACGGGCGGCCCGCACCCGCCCCGCCGGCCACACCGGCCGTCGCGCTCGCGCGCGTGGCCCGGCAGGCCCTCGAACACCTCGGCGGCCCGGAGGCCGGGCACCTGCACGCCTGCGCCGCCGACGACTGCCGGATGGCCTTCCTCGACCCCGCAGGCCGCCGGCGCTGGTGCGCCGCGGAACGCTGCGGCGTCCGCGCTCGGGTCCGGGCCCACCGGGCGCGGGCGCGCGCTCGGGACTAGGAGGGCGCTCCTAGGAGGCGAGCAGCACCTCGGCAATGCCCTTGGCCACCTTCGCGGCGGCCGGGGAGCGCTCGCGCAGTGCCGTGACGATGGCGCCGTCGACGAGCAGGGTCATCCGCGGAGCCATCGCCTGCGGATCGGAGTGGCCCGCGTCGGTCAGCAGGTCGGCCAGGTAGCCGGTGAGCCTGCGCTTGTGCTCGTCCGCCACGGCGTGGGCGGGACTTCCCGGGTCCGCGGCCTCCACGATCGTGTTGATGAACGCGCAGCCCCGGAAGTCGGCCCACGCGAACCGCTCCGCGAGGGCGTCGAACACCGCGAGCGGACGCCGGGCGGGTGGTGCGCCGCGCTCGTCGACGGCGTCGCGCAGCCACTGCCGCCACTCCCCGTCGCGCCTGCGCAGCACGGCCAGCACGAGGTCGTCCTTCGTGGGGAAGTGCCGGTAGAGCGACGCCTTGCCCACGCCGGACTCGGCGAGGATCCGGTCGATCCCCACCGCTCGGATGCCCTCGGCGTAGAAGAGCCGTTCCGCGGTGTCGAGCAATCGCTCCCTTGCGTTCCGGGCCACCTCACAACGGTACAGCTCTGTTCCGTTGACCCCAGACGGTACAGATCTGTACCGTCCGGAAGACGGAACAGATCTGTACCGATTGGAGCGCTGTTATGACTCGCATCCCGCCGCTGACGGTCGACCACGCCGACG from Pseudonocardia cypriaca encodes:
- a CDS encoding MerR family transcriptional regulator — its product is MVHTAPAPGLTVAATARRLGVAPGTLRTWDRRYGIGPSDHAPGRHRRYSMADVARLELMQRALVRGVSPGDAARYAMSVPEPELARLPPDADEARPRVGGRVLRLPGVGGRARGLGRAALALDSVAVSDLLADSVRSDGIETTWDEVVRPVLGAVGTRWADTATGVEVEHLVTACVSAVFGALLGGADRSAGDVRPVLLAAMPGEQHALPILALAAALRAHGVAHRYLGADLPAGALAAATRRTAPVAVVLWSLMPQTADPEMLSAMPRTRPRYRTFAAGPGWDGAALPQRTGRLTSLRSAVATISAAVLV
- the groL gene encoding chaperonin GroEL (60 kDa chaperone family; promotes refolding of misfolded polypeptides especially under stressful conditions; forms two stacked rings of heptamers to form a barrel-shaped 14mer; ends can be capped by GroES; misfolded proteins enter the barrel where they are refolded when GroES binds) is translated as MPKQISFDETARRALERGVNQLADAVKVTLGPRGRHVVLDKKFGGPTVTNDGVTIAREIDLDDPFENLGAQLAKTVATKTNDVAGDGTTTATVLAQAMVAAGLRNVAAGANPTALGKGLSLAADKVAEVLKEKAIPVEGKAIAQVGTIASREEEIGALISEALERVGTDGVITVEEGSTLATELEITEGLQFDKGYLSPYFVTDAESMEAVLEDAYVLLHQEKISAIADLLPLLEKVLGEGKPLLIVAEDVEGEALSTLVVNSIRKTIRVAAVKSPFFGDRRKAFMDDLATATGGTVIKPEVGLKLSEAGVDLLGRVRRVVVTKDNTTLVEGAGSKEAIEGRVAQLRREIDETDSDWDREKLQERLAKLAGGVAVIKAGAATETALKERKHRIEDAVSATRAAVEEGIVPGGGSALVQAAKALDGGLGLTGDEATGVAIVRKALSAPLFWIAANGGQEGAVVVGKVADQEWGQGFNAATLTYGDLMADGVIDPVKVTRSAVVNAASIARMVLTTESAVVDKPEAPAPAAGGHGHGHGHGH
- the groES gene encoding co-chaperone GroES, with protein sequence MANIKPLEDKIVVQASEAETTTASGIVIPDTAKEKPQEGKVLAVGPGRIDDNGNRVPLDVNVGDVVIYSKYGGTEVKYNGEEYLILSARDVLAVVN
- a CDS encoding aldo/keto reductase, with the translated sequence MVKIGSSDLEVTRFCLGGNVFGWTADRDTSFAVLDAYVAAGGNFVDTADSYFWRAPGNSGGESESLIGEWMASRGNRDSVVVATKVGSWPERKGLSAKNIAEAVDDSLRRLRTDHIDLYYAHRDDPDTAQEETADAFDALVRAGKVRAIGASNFTAERLRSALEISARDGLASYVALQPHYNLMEREEYENALAPLVQSEGLACMPYYALAKGFLTGKYRPDTPVESQRSEGALAYLDDRGRAVLAVLDEIAAGHEVPVPAVALAWLADQPTVTAPIASARNSEQLAALLPMLDLHLTDDELRLLSHVSA
- a CDS encoding DMT family transporter; its protein translation is MDRALGPLFVLLWSSGFLAGAFATRDVPGLSLAAVRLLLAGGLLVAVAMVTRARWPRGRREWRDLVVTGVLIQAVQYGATSCALALGVSAGLAALVLCLSPAVVAALGGPVLGERLGPLGWLGSAVAVAGALVAGLDHLDDGGSIAGLALLGLGLAGFAGGTVHQKRVGAAMDLRTGSAVQVLVGAVVLAPLALLVDGSVVLPHTPTGAGALAWLVAVNSGAAVLLLFVLLRRGTAASVSGLLYLVPPVTAVLAVPVLGQPLEPRTLAGLAVTLVGVLLVVRASRRGSTPTPTRGTAASARRRSGAGPASAAARPAARSSGRWRSVR
- a CDS encoding CGNR zinc finger domain-containing protein, yielding MPASPELRLDTGAAWLDLLATVGGAYGPEPVERLAGPKVLQRWLAHHRLTAEQAPTDADVANARELRETLRPLALAVLDGAPVPAAPLRALQRWLDADGPLRAVERDGRPAPAPPATPAVALARVARQALEHLGGPEAGHLHACAADDCRMAFLDPAGRRRWCAAERCGVRARVRAHRARARARD
- a CDS encoding TetR/AcrR family transcriptional regulator, which gives rise to MARNARERLLDTAERLFYAEGIRAVGIDRILAESGVGKASLYRHFPTKDDLVLAVLRRRDGEWRQWLRDAVDERGAPPARRPLAVFDALAERFAWADFRGCAFINTIVEAADPGSPAHAVADEHKRRLTGYLADLLTDAGHSDPQAMAPRMTLLVDGAIVTALRERSPAAAKVAKGIAEVLLAS